DNA from Dokdonella koreensis DS-123:
TGGCACGGTGCAGTTCTACCTGCAGGGCCAGAAGACGCCCAAGGTGGTGCAGAAGCTGAGCTCGGACGTCTCGAACAAGAAGACCAACAGCGCCGGCAAGGGCATCGACCGCGCCTGCCAGTGGGCGGCGCTCTCGGCGCTGATCGCGTTCCAGGACAAGGCCAGGCAGCTCGGCGCGAACGCCGTGATCGACCTGGTCAGCTACTACAAGAAGAACACCAAGGCCAGCCCGACCGACTACGAGTGCCACGACGGCGCCTTCGTGACCGGCGTGACGCTGAAGGGCAACTACGCCAAGGTCGCCGAGTAGGCGATCCGGCCCCGCCCGCTGCCGGCCGGCAGCGGGCGGCGTACACAGACGGGCCGCCTCGTTTCCCCTCGCGTTTCGCCCGCGGCGCCGGCGTATCCTGCGGCATCGCAACATCTCTTTCGGCTTCTCAACGCATCGCCGGCGCGGCCAGGAACGGCCAGCAGCGGTGGCACGCACCGCCGCCCGGCCGCGATGCCTTCCGCGACCCCGGCCCGATCGCCGGCTCGATCGCCGGCATGCACGCCGGATGATGGCGGTACGGCCCGTTGCCGCGGCCCG
Protein-coding regions in this window:
- a CDS encoding excinuclease ATPase subunit: MKTALASAAVAVLLAVAAPAFARDDAHMMPLKDVIELGKAEGKLDGTVQFYLQGQKTPKVVQKLSSDVSNKKTNSAGKGIDRACQWAALSALIAFQDKARQLGANAVIDLVSYYKKNTKASPTDYECHDGAFVTGVTLKGNYAKVAE